TTCGTATTTCACTGAACAATATACAGTCTAGTGAAGCAGTGGTAGGATGACGTGTAAGTAAATTAGATAAAATGAGATCAGTAATCAAAATGGGAAGCTAACATTGGAGAAAATGTACAGCAGAATCCAATGACCTTTGACTCAGTAGTTTGATCAGCACTATTGATTTTAGCTGTAGCTTAGAgtatttgatatttatttagacacagtaattgttgttttttgtaggtttgttttatgttaagttTTACACTGAACTTGGATTATTTAACCAATTTGTTAAGAAAACAGTATTTGGACAATGCACCGTTAACTAAATTGCAACAGCAACATTATTAACAAAATTGCTTCTGTTGCCATTGGttaattagaaaatgtgaagCCATTATTTGCTTCATCTTGTCTTAACATGGTGGAAGTGGTAGTACTGCATGATGTGTgtctaaaaatgtcaaatatgttaTATGAAGAGGCAAAGGAATGTATAGTGCAATCTTCAAATATGACCAATAATTGTCTGCTGTTATAAATTTGTTATTGAGATTAcctaattaattaaaacaattctTTTCCCCAGCTGCCTTCAGTTGGATGCTTCATGTCATGACACTTGTTGATGCTCCTTCTTACCTCAGAGTGGATGTTGCAAGCCATGTCAATGTACAGAGCCGTGCTACACTGCCGTGTATCTGGAGGCTGCTGCGGGGTTTGGCGTGCTGTTCCTCAAGCACTCGTACACATCAGATCAGCCAATGTAGCTAAGGTGGGCACAAGAAAATCTTATGAAGAACAGCTCTACCCAACATTCTCGAGAGCAAGGATAGGATCTTCCTTTCAGGAAAGTCCTGTGCTGAAGAACCCGTTTTTAGAGGATGCATTGCTCGGAGGATATTTAAGGAGACACTTGCCCCAGGAGGTAAGGAGGCAGCGCAGCATTTGGCTGCTGGTTTAAATTAGCTGCTGGTGGATCTTCATTAATAGCTGAAAAATGGTGTCTGCCATTGATGAGAACAGACTGTTTATCAACAGTTACGTGTCTGACCTGCAACTTACATGCATAGTTCATTCTCTAAACTTCATAGGTAACACTTGATGACATTTAAATTTTGACAGCATCTGTTTTGTCAGttaaacagcagtttttttaatttatcatttgtcatttttttgtaacAATACTTTACAGGCAGTACTTTCAGACCTGTGTGAATTTGGGGAGCGTGTGGCAAAAGAGGTGGATGGATGGGGCAGGGAGTGTGAGGTTAACCCCCCCCAACTGGTGCATTTTGACCCCTGGGGATGCAGAGTGGACCACATTGTGACCTCCCCTGCCTGGAAACGCATGAAAAGCCTCTCAGCACAGGAAGGTCTGGTTGCCATTGGTTATGAGAGGTCATTTGGAGAGTGGAGGTTAGCAGACTGTTGCACTTCTTCATTCAGCTTTCGTCATATGTCATATTTAAGTTCACTAAACCTTTTTGTCAGTTTCTAGCAGgctaaggtgtgtgtgtgtgtgtatgtgtgtgtgtgtgtgtgtgtgcctgtctgcctgtctgcctgtgttCCAGTCGTGTGTACCAAATGAGCAAGCTGTAcatcttctctccctctgctggTCTCTACACATGTCCCTTAGCCATGACTGATGGAGCTGCTAAAGTTATCCAggtctgtcaaaaaaaaacatcattataTCCTTAATcagtaaataatgtttaataatgttttaggTGCATTGTTTTTGTCCACTAAGGTAAACAGATTATTGTTGAATTCTAAACTGACCTAAATTTCGTAAATAGAAATCAAAGAgcaatttgattattttagtttttttctttttttaaagagcacaTGTAAATGACAGAGACAGTAACATTGCAACCATTGAGAAGGCTTTTGTTTGGCAAAATCCATAATTTAAgccaacaaaaactaaactgaatatTGTATAGTAATGCAATGGTTGCAATGcttataaatgttttcatgtctcTTTTCCATAAACCTTTCGTTTTGAGCTTGCAAACATAGTGAGTGgttgtctggctgtgtgtgtgtgaagtccATAGGTGTTTCACGGCCTGTACAGAAAGCCTACAGTCATTTGACCACTCGCCAGCCTGATCAGTTCTGGACCTCTGGACAGTGGatgacagaaagacagggagGATCTGATGTTGGTTAGTGCTGACATAGTAAAGCAGGGGCTACTtaagtttatttatgtatgtcaAGTGATACTTTGCTTTTGCTGCATGGGTAGATGGACTAACAAACTTTTATATAACGTGACATGAGTTGTGTCCTATTGTCTTTCATGTCACCAGCCACTGGTACAGAAACAGTGGCTGCTCCACAAACCGATGGTTCGTACACACTACATGGCTTTAAGTGGTTCACCTCTGCTACAGATGCAGACATGACTCTCACACTCGCTAGAGTGCAGGACCGAACAGGTGCAACCACACCGGTACAACTCACTTCTTACATATGGACACTAATATCCTCAGTCATCTGCCCCTCTGTTACTTACAGAGTGGTTTTATtgaactgtatttgtgtttgtttctatcCCACAGGGCAGCAGGGGTTTGTCTCTGTTCTATGCAGAGGTAAGTCGAGATGAGGATGGCCGACTGAGAGGTATAGAGGTTCAGAGACTAAAGGACAAGCTGGGCACCAGACAGGTGCCAACCGCTGAATTGCTGCTGGATGGTCTGCCAGCACACATGGtcagtttttgtcatttattactATGTAATAATTACCTGTAGATTTCACACCTGGTCTTTGTAGATCTGATCAGTGCCTGTGTTACAGTGAGGCCAAACCGATTTAGAAACAGCTCACTTCGTTGAAAGCCTAATGtataatttttacattaaaaaatctatttcatTCAGGATTTATTATCTTTTGCCATTAGCTTTAGAGGCTACCACAGATGAATAACTCTCACATTACCAAATTACCACTGGTTATAGGTCATTATACCCCCCTTTTAGGAGAAGCAtagcaggtaaaaaaaaaacacaaagttatcctttaagcttctaaacaaatgcacatgcacTGTTGTCCATGAAAAGGGGTCAAAACCGTGATGGGTATTTACGACAATGGTGTAAAAGTAAATTACACCTAGGAATGAGAGAGGGACCCAACatagaaaaagtacaaaatccCGCTTATTGGGGTTTGCAATTACAATTTGGTGAAGTAGAAATGAGCTTAATCACTGCCAAGTGGAAAGTTCAGtattatttgtcatttagaTAAAACAAGGAGCCACTGACAAATAAGAGGACtacagctgaacaaaaaccacCAAACCATGATTTTCTGTCATCAAATTCTTGACatgttgactcatttaaagcTCTCAGAGGAAGGAAGAGGTGTTGCCTCCATAGCCAACATGCTGACCATAACAAGGATCCACAACGGCAtctctgcagcagcaacaatgaGAAGGCAAGATACAGTAGTACTTTAACTACTGCACTGCATTCTGTTCTATTTCCTGAAAATATTCTATAACTAAGCTGattaataatgtgtgtgtgtgtgtttgtgttcacaggGTGGTCCAGTTAGCTCGTGACTATGCCACTCGGCGCACTGCTTTTGGAAAGCTTCTCAAAGACCACCCATTGCACATGCAGACTCTTGCTAGGATGGAGGTAAGCTGgcaaggggggaaaaaaaactacacaaactcTGCACTGCGTTTCCCATCATGccttacacatgcacatatctGACCTGGACAGGTGGAGGCTCGTGGTGCGTTCCTTCTGGTGATGGATGTGTGCCGCCTCTTGGGCCGTGAGGAAATTGGTGTGGCGTCCCAACTCGATACCCACCTGCTACGTCTGCTCACACCTGTGGTCAAACTGTACACTGGGAAGCAGGTACATCTTGTACATTTTGGAAATTCATCTGGATGTTCAGAAAAGTGACTtttaccatatttgttttgtctcagGCAGTGGCTGTGGTATCAGAGGGTTTGGAAAGCTTTGGTGGTCAGGGCTACATCGAGGATACCGGGCTGCCTATAATGCTTCGTGATGCACAGGTAAGGTTGATACCAAATCAAAGTTCAACAATTAGTGTAGTTTTCAAGCTtaattgtctttttctctctaagGTATTAAGTATATGGGAGGGAACAACAAATGTTCTGTCTTTAGATGTGCTGCGCTGCGTGGCTCGTAGCTCAGGAATGGTTCTTCATGCATACTTCTCCCATGCCAAGGTATGCAATCAGGGAAAGATCCTGTCAAACAAGTTCAATCAGTTGAACGGGaatttgatacatttgttttctctctctagTCCCTGCTTGCAGGTGCATCAAGTGTTTCCTCACTGGCCCCAGCTGTGAAAGCAGTACATGGCGCTCTCTCGGAACTGCAAAATTTTATTCAAGTAGCAGCTACCAGACCACCCAGCTACCTGGAACTGGCAGCCAGAGACCTGGCATACAGTCTGGCTCGTACCTACACAGGTGggaaccacacaaacacacacacaaaatggcaGCTGCATATATTATGAGAactgttttaacaaaaatgccaaatattctCTCAATTATCAGGAGCCCTTCTCATTGATCATGCATCTTGGGAAGGAGCCTCCCCATCAGACACCTATGCAGCactaaggtaaaaaaaaaggttcattttTCTGCAATCAGATttaacaaattaacaacaaatgaaTTTTGCATCCAATCATcatatgtcttttgttttcctttatcaGGTGGTGTGAACAGCAGTTGTGTCCTGTGGTAACTAAACAGGCGAGAGGCTGCTACGATCCCAGGACTCCACCGCTTGATACTGCGCTGGTGTATGACCAGCTGACCCAAGGCTGAATGTTTATTGGATAGTGGATTAATGTATTATATCCCTGTCAGATCTAGATACTATATGTTGTGTACTAAATGTtactacacagacacacaaaaaattatCAGATAATTGATTGGAtgctttcattaaaaatgaaaatccagTACTGCACCAGCAAAAAAGTGGGAGACTTTTAACTTTCACTCCTAATTCCTGCAGTAAGGTTACATTTTCAATGACAAGTGTAAGCGGATCACCAGACTACAGAAAGCAAAGTTCATAGTCAGGAGGAGGCCGGAGGGGAGGGAGTGAGCCGTAATGATATGCCGCCTTCCGGGAATGTTGGAAACCTAAAATAAACTAGGTACATTTCTACACTTTAGCACAGTTTATCAAGTGAtgtatatttttgaaaataaaaagatgaagaaTATAAACTAAATATCTCATCATTGATTTTCTACTTATCaatttgagtttttgttttaggCAGTATcatctttgttatttttgtatttttaaaatgtacgaGGAGTCATTGAACGTGGCACAACTTCAGAAAAACAGGAGGTTGGGTTTTAGGCGAAGGTGTTCTGAAAGGACACGGACCTCAAATCCGTAGAGTCATGTTGAGAGTTTTAAGTAAACTTTATAGACATATAAGCGAAGCTACAAAGAcgggcattttattttattctatagAGCTGTAAGGTCCGGATCGCAGGACCGAAACGACCAACCTTAGTGCAGCAAAGAATGGACGCGGATCTTGGATAACGTGGATCATGTCGTTTGGTGTTTTCCTGTCACTGTAGTAGTCACCAGCAGGTCATCTCAGGCTCAGTGTCCTCTCCGATGGTGGACAAACAACATAGCGGCCAAGATGTCTCCAAACAGCACCGATGGGGTCAGTGAGATATGATAGAcacttaagtgtgtgtgtgttttgtagtttaacatgtttatttgtaGCAGGGCTGTCACATGATTGGTAAGAGACCACAGTCACGAATGCAGTTTTTCTTGATGTCTAATCAAGGCCAACTTTTACATGTCTCTAATGTCCCGGTCAATAGATACaagtgtgttgttgtttgtctccCGGGCAAATAGCTCCACTGTGTGATACGGTGTGTTTTCCAGTCTACATTACACTCATGCATATGAAGCTTACTGTTATAACTCCtgtattaatttaataacaGATGTAGTGCTTAGACCATTTCAATCACATTTTACCAATCCTAATCTAGACTGGATTACCCGCCAGGCAGAGCGgatcatttcttttgtttcctttcaatCAGGGGCCCCAAGGCCCCCTGTTTAGCAGCCAGTTTGTTCTAAGTTGATAATTTGCAATTGCACCAAAGAAGTTCTATTTAACCTAAGTTTATGTAATAAGAATTTTGACTTTCCTAATATGGAGTTAGTCCTGTTTTGCgaagttttttatttcaaagtctAATTTTAAACTCTT
This window of the Channa argus isolate prfri chromosome 11, Channa argus male v1.0, whole genome shotgun sequence genome carries:
- the LOC137135745 gene encoding acyl-CoA dehydrogenase family member 11-like isoform X2, giving the protein MLQAMSMYRAVLHCRVSGGCCGVWRAVPQALVHIRSANVAKVGTRKSYEEQLYPTFSRARIGSSFQESPVLKNPFLEDALLGGYLRRHLPQEAVLSDLCEFGERVAKEVDGWGRECEVNPPQLVHFDPWGCRVDHIVTSPAWKRMKSLSAQEGLVAIGYERSFGEWSRVYQMSKLYIFSPSAGLYTCPLAMTDGAAKVIQSIGVSRPVQKAYSHLTTRQPDQFWTSGQWMTERQGGSDVATGTETVAAPQTDGSYTLHGFKWFTSATDADMTLTLARVQDRTGATTPGSRGLSLFYAEVSRDEDGRLRGIEVQRLKDKLGTRQVPTAELLLDGLPAHMLSEEGRGVASIANMLTITRIHNGISAAATMRRVVQLARDYATRRTAFGKLLKDHPLHMQTLARMEVEARGAFLLVMDVCRLLGREEIGVASQLDTHLLRLLTPVVKLYTGKQAVAVVSEGLESFGGQGYIEDTGLPIMLRDAQVLSIWEGTTNVLSLDVLRCVARSSGMVLHAYFSHAKSLLAGASSVSSLAPAVKAVHGALSELQNFIQVAATRPPSYLELAARDLAYSLARTYTGALLIDHASWEGASPSDTYAALRWCEQQLCPVVTKQARGCYDPRTPPLDTALVYDQLTQG
- the LOC137135745 gene encoding acyl-CoA dehydrogenase family member 11-like isoform X1, giving the protein MLLLTSEWMLQAMSMYRAVLHCRVSGGCCGVWRAVPQALVHIRSANVAKVGTRKSYEEQLYPTFSRARIGSSFQESPVLKNPFLEDALLGGYLRRHLPQEAVLSDLCEFGERVAKEVDGWGRECEVNPPQLVHFDPWGCRVDHIVTSPAWKRMKSLSAQEGLVAIGYERSFGEWSRVYQMSKLYIFSPSAGLYTCPLAMTDGAAKVIQSIGVSRPVQKAYSHLTTRQPDQFWTSGQWMTERQGGSDVATGTETVAAPQTDGSYTLHGFKWFTSATDADMTLTLARVQDRTGATTPGSRGLSLFYAEVSRDEDGRLRGIEVQRLKDKLGTRQVPTAELLLDGLPAHMLSEEGRGVASIANMLTITRIHNGISAAATMRRVVQLARDYATRRTAFGKLLKDHPLHMQTLARMEVEARGAFLLVMDVCRLLGREEIGVASQLDTHLLRLLTPVVKLYTGKQAVAVVSEGLESFGGQGYIEDTGLPIMLRDAQVLSIWEGTTNVLSLDVLRCVARSSGMVLHAYFSHAKSLLAGASSVSSLAPAVKAVHGALSELQNFIQVAATRPPSYLELAARDLAYSLARTYTGALLIDHASWEGASPSDTYAALRWCEQQLCPVVTKQARGCYDPRTPPLDTALVYDQLTQG